One part of the bacterium genome encodes these proteins:
- a CDS encoding ATP-binding cassette domain-containing protein yields MNVIELQGVTKSFGSQVVLENLDLGVSEGKTLVIVGASGQGKSVILKHMLGLVTPDSGKVMVLGKDVARLGRAELTEVRKNFGVLFQNAALLDSMNIFDNIALPLRERTGLSESKIAARVGELLEMMDLPDSSEKFPEQLSGGMKKRAGLARALALNPKIVFFDEPTTGLDILKANEVYRLFHKAQKELGYTAVIVSHDVPKIFKLADKVALLAECKIQVCLPPEQFQRSENAHVRSFVEITMGPVYSSSSEEV; encoded by the coding sequence GTGAACGTCATAGAATTGCAGGGCGTAACCAAAAGTTTCGGCAGCCAGGTGGTTCTCGAAAACCTGGATCTGGGGGTAAGCGAGGGCAAGACTCTCGTCATCGTCGGCGCGTCGGGTCAGGGCAAGAGCGTAATATTGAAGCACATGCTCGGACTCGTCACCCCCGACTCCGGCAAGGTGATGGTCCTCGGAAAAGACGTCGCCCGCCTGGGGAGGGCCGAGCTCACCGAAGTGAGGAAGAATTTCGGCGTCCTCTTCCAGAACGCGGCGCTTCTCGACTCCATGAATATCTTCGACAATATCGCCCTGCCGCTACGGGAGCGCACAGGGCTTTCCGAGAGCAAGATCGCCGCCAGGGTCGGGGAACTGCTGGAGATGATGGATCTGCCCGATTCCTCGGAGAAATTCCCGGAGCAGCTTTCCGGCGGAATGAAAAAAAGGGCGGGGCTCGCCAGGGCGCTGGCCCTGAACCCCAAGATCGTCTTTTTCGACGAGCCGACCACGGGGCTCGATATACTCAAGGCGAACGAAGTTTACAGACTTTTCCACAAAGCGCAGAAGGAATTGGGATATACTGCGGTCATCGTCAGCCACGACGTTCCCAAGATCTTCAAACTGGCCGACAAGGTCGCCCTGCTGGCGGAGTGCAAAATCCAGGTATGCCTCCCCCCCGAGCAGTTCCAGAGGAGCGAGAATGCGCACGTGCGCTCCTTTGTGGAGATTACGATGGGACCTGTCTATTCGAGCAGCAGCGAGGAGGTTTAG